In one window of Streptomyces roseofulvus DNA:
- a CDS encoding heavy metal translocating P-type ATPase, which translates to MTTTTPGTAQVELAIGGMTCASCAARIEKKLNRMDGVEATVNYATEKAKVTFSADIPVADLIATVEATGYTAAEPEPPKSGTPGAGGPSDEEKADEELRPLKQRLITAVALAVPVIAMAMVPALQIEYWQWLSLTLAAPVVVYAAWPFHRAAWTNARHGAATMDTLISVGTIAAFLWSLWALFFGTAGTPGMTHPFEFTIARTDGAGNIYLEAAAGVTAFILAGRYFEARSKRKAGAALKALMQLGAKEVTVLRNGRETTVPTAELQVGDRFLVRPGEKIATDGTVVEGSSAVDASMLTGESVPVEVSVGDAVTGATLNAGGRLVVEATRVGADTQLARMAKLVEDAQNGKAAAQRLADRISAVFVPIVIALALGTLGFWLGTGQGLTAAFTAAVAVLIIACPCALGLATPTALMVGTGRGAQLGILIKGPEVLETTRKVDTIVLDKTGTVTTGRMTLLKVHTAAGTDETDVLRLAGALEHSSEHPIAQAVATGAAAKVGTLPTPEDFANIPGLGVQGVVEGHAVLVGREKLLEEWAMSLPASLKAAKDAAEKAGRTAIAVAWDGEARAVLEVADAIKETSPEAISRLKGLGLTPILLTGDNKAVAEAVAAEVGIGEVIAEVMPQDKVDVVKRLQAEGRSVAMVGDGVNDAAALAQADLGLAMGTGTDAAIEAGDLTLVRGDLRAAADAIRLSRRTLGTIRSNLFWAFAYNVAALPLAAAGLLNPMIAGAAMAFSSVFVVGNSLRLRGFQAADK; encoded by the coding sequence ATGACCACGACGACCCCCGGCACCGCCCAGGTCGAGCTCGCCATCGGCGGCATGACCTGCGCCTCGTGCGCGGCCCGGATCGAGAAGAAGCTCAACCGCATGGACGGGGTCGAGGCCACCGTCAACTACGCGACCGAGAAGGCGAAGGTCACCTTCTCCGCCGACATCCCGGTCGCGGACCTGATCGCCACCGTCGAGGCCACCGGCTACACCGCCGCCGAGCCCGAGCCGCCGAAGAGCGGGACCCCCGGTGCGGGCGGCCCCTCCGACGAGGAGAAGGCCGACGAGGAGCTGCGGCCGCTGAAGCAGCGGCTGATCACCGCCGTCGCCCTCGCCGTGCCGGTCATCGCCATGGCGATGGTCCCGGCGCTCCAGATCGAGTACTGGCAGTGGCTGAGCCTCACCCTCGCCGCGCCGGTCGTCGTCTACGCCGCCTGGCCCTTCCACCGGGCCGCCTGGACCAACGCCCGGCACGGCGCGGCCACCATGGACACGCTGATCTCGGTCGGCACGATCGCCGCCTTCCTGTGGTCCCTGTGGGCGCTGTTCTTCGGCACCGCCGGTACGCCGGGGATGACCCACCCCTTCGAGTTCACGATCGCCCGCACCGACGGCGCCGGGAACATCTACCTGGAGGCCGCCGCCGGCGTCACCGCCTTCATCCTGGCGGGCCGCTACTTCGAGGCCCGGTCGAAGCGGAAGGCCGGCGCCGCCCTCAAGGCGCTGATGCAGCTCGGCGCCAAGGAAGTCACCGTCCTCAGGAACGGGCGCGAGACCACCGTGCCCACCGCCGAACTCCAGGTCGGGGACCGCTTCCTGGTCCGCCCGGGCGAGAAGATCGCCACCGACGGCACCGTCGTCGAGGGCTCCTCCGCCGTGGACGCCTCCATGCTCACCGGCGAGTCCGTGCCCGTCGAGGTCTCCGTCGGCGACGCCGTCACCGGCGCCACCCTGAACGCCGGCGGCCGGCTGGTCGTCGAGGCCACCCGGGTCGGCGCCGACACCCAGCTCGCCCGGATGGCGAAGCTCGTCGAGGACGCGCAGAACGGCAAGGCCGCCGCCCAGCGGCTCGCCGACAGGATCTCGGCCGTCTTCGTCCCGATCGTCATCGCGCTCGCGCTCGGCACCCTCGGCTTCTGGCTCGGCACCGGCCAGGGCCTGACCGCCGCCTTCACCGCCGCCGTCGCCGTCCTGATCATCGCCTGCCCGTGCGCCCTGGGCCTGGCCACCCCGACCGCCCTCATGGTCGGCACCGGCCGCGGCGCGCAGCTCGGCATCCTGATCAAGGGGCCCGAGGTCCTGGAGACCACCCGCAAGGTCGACACCATCGTCCTGGACAAGACCGGCACCGTCACCACCGGCCGGATGACCCTCCTGAAGGTCCACACCGCCGCCGGCACGGACGAGACCGACGTGCTGCGCCTGGCGGGCGCCCTGGAGCACTCCTCCGAGCACCCGATCGCCCAGGCCGTCGCCACCGGCGCCGCCGCGAAGGTCGGCACCCTGCCCACCCCCGAGGACTTCGCCAACATCCCCGGTCTCGGCGTCCAGGGCGTCGTCGAGGGCCACGCCGTCCTCGTCGGCCGCGAGAAGCTCCTGGAGGAGTGGGCGATGTCCCTCCCGGCGAGCCTCAAGGCCGCGAAGGACGCGGCGGAGAAGGCCGGCAGGACGGCCATCGCGGTCGCCTGGGACGGGGAGGCCCGCGCGGTCCTGGAGGTCGCCGACGCGATCAAGGAGACCAGCCCGGAGGCGATCAGCCGGCTCAAGGGACTCGGCCTGACGCCGATCCTGCTGACCGGCGACAACAAGGCGGTCGCGGAGGCCGTCGCCGCCGAGGTCGGCATCGGCGAGGTCATCGCCGAGGTCATGCCGCAGGACAAGGTCGACGTCGTCAAGCGGCTCCAGGCCGAGGGCCGTTCGGTCGCCATGGTCGGCGACGGCGTCAACGACGCCGCCGCGCTGGCCCAGGCCGACCTCGGTCTGGCGATGGGCACCGGCACGGACGCGGCCATCGAGGCCGGCGACCTGACCCTCGTACGCGGCGACCTGCGGGCCGCGGCGGACGCCATCCGGCTCTCCCGCAGGACGCTCGGCACCATCCGCTCGAACCTCTTCTGGGCCTTCGCCTACAACGTGGCCGCCCTGCCGCTCGCGGCGGCCGGACTGCTCAACCCGATGATCGCCGGTGCCGCGATGGCCTTCTCCTCGGTCTTCGTGGTCGGCAACAGCCTGCGGCTGCGCGGCTTCCAGGCCGCGGACAAGTGA
- a CDS encoding cation transporter, with the protein MGSCCTPDNSCSTGTTTAVAVADATSTVYAVSGMTCGHCRTAITTSVGALEGVLSVDVDVDAGRVTVTTDGAPDDAAIAAAVDDAGYELTGRA; encoded by the coding sequence ATGGGTTCCTGCTGCACCCCCGACAACAGCTGCTCGACCGGCACCACCACCGCGGTCGCCGTGGCCGACGCCACCAGCACCGTCTACGCGGTCTCCGGCATGACCTGCGGCCACTGCCGGACGGCCATCACCACCTCCGTCGGCGCGCTGGAGGGCGTCCTCTCCGTGGACGTCGACGTCGACGCCGGCCGGGTGACCGTCACCACCGACGGCGCCCCCGACGACGCCGCCATCGCCGCGGCGGTGGACGACGCGGGCTACGAGCTGACCGGCCGCGCCTGA